From Desulfovibrio oxyclinae DSM 11498, the proteins below share one genomic window:
- a CDS encoding SIS domain-containing protein: MCGIASFLSCGDWAEVTGLDWLAEIAKDFEECRERDPLEAAQPLERLAESFDQLMTFELHMGIMSDGDVLEHARSLRDSLALLAGTAAVALEQGPRTDDLEALHEKLRDYHWQLDMEVLGNVERTAAIMPPDIAANPSYRDRHYLAWSTELVLEALDRLEVRGRDSAGIAIAFTLPAGIDPMDALGDMQREQAKRRAGIGNADTGQILLRDLDDGRTVCRFLYKVAQLVGQLGDNGAALRKALRHDELFWKMSAGLESVNIIAHTRWASNGIISVPNCHPVDGLVEGGVSTGLEKTMFVLNGDVDNYHTLVEETVVSRGACIPKVISTDAKILPVLFHLDAPEKGDAEQRFRSVLKRCEGSLAVVMQNMSDFDSQFLAQKGSGQSFYIGKVRDGWLVASEAYGLAARSRSSYPLAVHREGGVSVILRNDAPPDAVPHARSLGNGEQVPLAEEPIEIFSRDIFRGEFEHYIEKEVHEASQSVRNTLNGKYVVRSDQVEFLPDGFVNGPELVWHMTGDGSLGRIICVGQGTAAVAAMAVAELMRRALDGSGISVESYTGSELIGFMGDRPMNDVLLIPVSQSGTTTDTNRVVDLCRDRGAWVSCIVNRRNSPLVKKSDSCVYTSNGRDVEMAVASTKAFYSQVAAGKLLSLLFADLLGTMGKADILQEIRALEALPDAIDEVLRGKDAIEDVARTFAPVYRYWALVGNGGNRIAAQEVRIKLSELCYKSIPCDVTEDKKHIDLSTEPLTLVMASDLPEMVVMDTVKETAIFKAHNGRPVVFCARDETRFDRVAEAIIKVPRVGGGLDFLLETVAGHWWGIAAAKAIDEQAAPFRAARAMVGGMIADAGRWDRTALLTQLNACNERIASKATDSALPAHVGAALANYMLWLMTQPAGVCVAEARLDDALVVLNKAIEEMTRPIDTIRHQAKTVTVGISRPQVLPTAPAGCN; this comes from the coding sequence ATGTGCGGTATCGCGAGTTTTCTGAGTTGCGGCGACTGGGCCGAGGTGACCGGTCTCGACTGGCTGGCGGAGATAGCGAAAGATTTTGAAGAATGCCGGGAGCGCGACCCGCTGGAGGCCGCGCAGCCGCTTGAGCGGTTGGCTGAATCGTTCGATCAGCTCATGACGTTTGAGTTGCACATGGGGATCATGTCCGATGGGGATGTCCTTGAGCATGCCCGCTCCCTGCGCGACAGCCTTGCCCTGCTGGCCGGGACTGCCGCTGTCGCTCTTGAACAGGGACCGCGCACCGACGATCTTGAGGCGCTGCATGAAAAGCTGCGCGATTACCATTGGCAGCTGGACATGGAAGTGCTCGGCAATGTGGAGCGCACCGCCGCCATCATGCCGCCGGACATCGCGGCAAATCCGTCATATCGCGACAGGCACTATCTGGCGTGGAGCACGGAACTTGTTCTTGAAGCTTTGGACCGGCTGGAAGTTCGAGGTCGCGACTCGGCGGGCATCGCCATCGCCTTTACGCTTCCTGCTGGCATCGACCCGATGGACGCGCTGGGTGATATGCAGCGTGAACAGGCAAAACGCCGTGCAGGCATCGGAAACGCCGATACCGGACAGATTCTGTTGCGCGACCTTGATGACGGCCGCACCGTGTGCCGGTTCCTTTACAAGGTGGCTCAGCTTGTGGGGCAACTCGGCGACAACGGCGCAGCGCTTCGCAAGGCCCTCCGTCACGACGAGCTTTTCTGGAAAATGTCCGCCGGGCTTGAAAGCGTCAACATCATTGCCCACACCCGCTGGGCGTCCAACGGCATCATCTCGGTACCCAACTGCCATCCGGTGGACGGGCTGGTGGAAGGGGGTGTGTCCACCGGACTGGAAAAAACCATGTTCGTGCTCAACGGTGATGTGGACAACTATCACACGTTGGTGGAGGAGACCGTGGTCTCGCGCGGGGCCTGCATCCCCAAGGTGATCTCCACGGACGCAAAGATTCTTCCGGTGCTGTTCCATCTGGACGCTCCCGAGAAAGGTGATGCGGAGCAGCGTTTCCGCAGCGTGCTCAAGCGTTGCGAAGGCTCACTTGCCGTGGTCATGCAGAACATGAGCGACTTCGACAGCCAGTTTCTGGCCCAGAAGGGGAGCGGCCAGAGTTTTTACATCGGCAAGGTGCGTGACGGCTGGCTGGTGGCCTCGGAGGCATACGGATTGGCCGCAAGAAGCCGCAGTTCGTATCCGCTTGCCGTACATCGCGAGGGCGGAGTCTCCGTCATCTTGCGGAACGACGCCCCGCCGGATGCAGTGCCACACGCCCGCTCCCTCGGAAATGGCGAGCAGGTCCCGCTGGCGGAAGAGCCAATCGAAATATTCTCCCGCGATATTTTCCGCGGCGAATTCGAACATTACATTGAAAAGGAGGTCCACGAGGCTTCGCAGTCCGTGCGCAATACACTGAATGGAAAGTACGTCGTGCGCTCGGATCAGGTGGAGTTTTTGCCGGACGGGTTCGTGAACGGTCCTGAATTGGTCTGGCACATGACCGGTGACGGGAGCCTTGGGCGCATCATCTGTGTGGGGCAGGGCACGGCGGCGGTGGCGGCCATGGCCGTGGCAGAGCTCATGCGCCGAGCGCTGGACGGCAGCGGCATCTCGGTGGAAAGCTATACCGGCTCGGAACTCATAGGCTTCATGGGTGACAGGCCCATGAACGACGTGTTGCTGATACCCGTTTCCCAGTCCGGGACCACCACGGACACCAACCGGGTGGTGGATCTGTGCCGCGACAGGGGCGCGTGGGTGAGCTGCATCGTGAACCGCCGCAACTCGCCGCTGGTCAAGAAGTCCGATTCCTGCGTGTATACGTCCAATGGTCGGGATGTGGAGATGGCGGTGGCCTCCACCAAGGCCTTCTATTCGCAGGTGGCGGCTGGCAAGCTGCTCTCGCTGCTTTTTGCTGACTTGCTCGGCACCATGGGCAAGGCTGATATCCTTCAGGAAATTCGTGCGCTGGAGGCGCTTCCCGATGCCATCGACGAGGTGCTCCGAGGCAAGGATGCCATCGAGGATGTCGCGCGGACATTCGCTCCCGTGTACCGCTACTGGGCGCTCGTGGGCAACGGCGGCAATCGCATCGCGGCGCAGGAAGTGCGGATCAAGCTCTCCGAACTCTGTTACAAGTCGATCCCCTGCGATGTGACCGAGGACAAGAAGCACATCGATCTTTCCACCGAGCCGCTGACGCTGGTTATGGCCAGCGATTTGCCGGAGATGGTGGTCATGGATACGGTGAAGGAGACCGCCATCTTCAAGGCGCACAACGGCAGGCCAGTGGTGTTCTGCGCCCGGGATGAAACACGGTTCGACCGCGTGGCCGAGGCCATCATCAAAGTCCCGCGCGTGGGAGGCGGACTGGATTTCCTTCTTGAAACCGTGGCCGGACACTGGTGGGGCATCGCCGCAGCCAAGGCTATCGACGAGCAGGCGGCACCGTTCCGCGCGGCCAGAGCCATGGTGGGCGGCATGATCGCCGACGCCGGGCGCTGGGACCGCACCGCGCTGTTGACCCAGCTCAACGCCTGCAACGAGCGCATCGCCTCAAAGGCAACGGATTCGGCCCTTCCTGCCCATGTGGGAGCCGCACTCGCAAACTACATGCTCTGGCTCATGACTCAGCCTGCCGGAGTCTGCGTCGCCGAGGCCAGACTTGATGACGCGCTTGTGGTTCTCAACAAGGCCATTGAGGAGATGACCCGTCCCATCGACACCATCAGGCATCAGGCAAAGACGGTCACGGTGGGCATCAGCCGCCCGCAGGTGCTTCCGACCGCGCCTGCCGGATGCAACTGA
- the prsR gene encoding PEP-CTERM-box response regulator transcription factor, which produces MQKLLIIDDNDEVRRQLKWGLSKGGYELTFARDGVEGLNMFKKQEPSVVTLDLGLPPHENGVEEGLRCLGEMLRINPLSKIIVITGNEEHGAALKAVQGGAYDYYKKPIDLNELKIIIDRAMYLQTLEQENQDLRDSSVADCGIVGECGTMQEVFTLIDRVAASDVPVLITGESGTGKELVARAIHAKGPRADKDMVCINCGAIPENLLESELFGHEKGAFTGANRTVKGKVEYAEKGTLFLDEIGEMPMSLQVKLLRFLQEMVITRVGGRRDIEVDVRIIAATNVDIQEAMQNGTFREDLFYRIGVVNIVLPPLRDRGADIALLANYFLKRVSAGAGSRGKAFSPEALEYINGYDWPGNIRELENRVKRAVIMATGPQIEPDDLGINGGDVLRQRLHANDLSLKEARMLLERDMVEDALKRESGNIVKAAASIGVSRPTFYDLMKKHGVRNA; this is translated from the coding sequence ATGCAGAAGTTACTCATCATTGACGACAACGACGAGGTTCGCCGCCAGCTCAAGTGGGGCCTTTCAAAGGGCGGCTATGAGCTGACCTTTGCACGCGACGGCGTGGAAGGGCTGAATATGTTCAAAAAACAGGAGCCTTCCGTGGTCACGCTGGATCTTGGCCTTCCGCCGCACGAAAACGGCGTGGAGGAAGGACTTCGCTGCCTCGGCGAAATGCTGCGCATCAATCCGCTGTCCAAGATCATCGTCATCACCGGCAACGAGGAGCACGGCGCGGCGCTCAAGGCTGTGCAGGGCGGGGCCTATGACTATTACAAGAAGCCCATCGACCTGAATGAGCTCAAGATCATCATTGATCGCGCCATGTACCTGCAAACGCTGGAGCAGGAGAATCAGGACCTTCGCGACTCCTCGGTAGCGGACTGCGGCATAGTGGGCGAGTGCGGCACCATGCAAGAGGTCTTCACACTTATCGATCGCGTTGCGGCCTCGGATGTTCCGGTGCTCATCACCGGCGAATCCGGCACCGGCAAGGAGCTGGTGGCCCGTGCAATCCATGCCAAGGGGCCGCGCGCCGACAAAGACATGGTCTGCATCAACTGCGGCGCCATTCCCGAAAACCTGTTGGAGTCGGAACTCTTCGGACACGAGAAGGGGGCCTTCACCGGGGCCAACCGCACGGTCAAGGGCAAGGTGGAATATGCGGAAAAGGGCACCCTGTTTCTTGATGAGATCGGGGAGATGCCCATGTCGCTTCAGGTCAAGCTGCTCCGGTTCCTGCAGGAGATGGTCATCACCCGCGTGGGCGGCCGGCGCGACATCGAAGTGGACGTGCGTATTATCGCGGCCACCAACGTGGATATTCAGGAGGCCATGCAGAACGGCACGTTCCGGGAGGATCTGTTCTACCGGATCGGCGTGGTCAACATCGTGCTTCCGCCGCTTCGCGACCGGGGGGCGGACATCGCGCTTTTGGCGAACTATTTCCTTAAACGCGTAAGCGCGGGAGCCGGAAGCCGTGGCAAGGCGTTCAGTCCGGAAGCCCTGGAATACATCAACGGTTACGACTGGCCCGGGAACATCCGAGAGCTGGAAAACCGCGTCAAACGTGCCGTCATCATGGCCACCGGGCCGCAGATTGAACCCGATGACCTCGGCATCAACGGCGGCGATGTGCTTCGCCAACGGCTGCACGCCAACGACCTGTCGCTCAAGGAAGCCAGAATGCTTCTGGAGCGCGACATGGTAGAGGATGCGCTCAAGCGGGAATCCGGCAACATCGTCAAGGCCGCCGCCTCCATTGGCGTCAGCCGACCCACTTTCTATGACCTGATGAAGAAACACGGCGTCCGAAACGCCTGA
- a CDS encoding GGDEF domain-containing protein has translation MFRSRFASREKILGSSLHLFMIALYPLGWVLITAIFGGRVMGMDTLALLAYSSGYLAAALVALHMCRKEYEKVRLFDPNSKVFNERFLLFSLRLEYNRSKRHSFPMALVIFSFNGMTSVSQRVGIDPEDLNSKLVNPVLQSIRTSDILSKLDNERYALLLPNSDIDGAQVVANRISAELNRELQKLRLGARVDPVYGICGLDCNGIKAPEDIMAGAVQAHLEASDSVRNKVGICGAHCN, from the coding sequence ATGTTTCGATCCCGCTTTGCGAGTCGCGAAAAGATTCTGGGCAGTTCGCTGCATTTGTTCATGATCGCCCTGTACCCGCTGGGGTGGGTTCTCATCACCGCCATCTTCGGCGGAAGGGTCATGGGCATGGACACGCTTGCGCTGCTGGCTTACTCTTCGGGATATCTGGCGGCGGCGCTGGTGGCCCTGCACATGTGCCGCAAGGAATACGAGAAAGTCCGGCTCTTCGACCCGAACTCGAAAGTCTTCAACGAACGTTTTCTGCTGTTTTCCCTGCGGCTGGAGTACAACCGCAGCAAGCGTCACAGCTTTCCCATGGCCCTTGTCATATTCTCGTTCAACGGCATGACCAGCGTTTCGCAACGCGTGGGGATAGACCCCGAGGACCTCAACAGCAAACTGGTCAATCCCGTCCTGCAGAGCATTCGCACCAGCGACATTCTTTCCAAGCTCGACAACGAACGCTACGCCCTGCTGCTGCCCAACAGCGACATCGACGGCGCGCAGGTGGTGGCGAACCGGATTTCTGCCGAGTTGAACCGCGAATTGCAGAAGCTGCGCCTCGGTGCGCGTGTGGACCCTGTCTACGGAATATGCGGTTTGGACTGCAACGGCATCAAGGCCCCGGAAGACATCATGGCCGGAGCGGTACAGGCCCATCTTGAGGCATCGGATTCAGTACGGAACAAGGTCGGCATCTGCGGAGCGCATTGCAACTGA
- a CDS encoding glycosyltransferase, producing the protein MRILQVLDSLNVGGSESLAATLAERFSARGYASRICALGSDGALRQRLDGKGIPAMHFDASSGIRPGAMFRLGRLMHYGADVVVTHHFRQLVHAVPGAFALRKKLIHVEHDYHSYEDRPDVIRRFEQIAPAVHSFIFVSDEIRDWFARRMPKAADRCISVPNGVDTIRFRPNQRNREDVRELLGIAPEARVIGTCARMEPVKDLNLLIEGFAELVGNGKEEGHPLNLVLLGDGSRREALQSRAEELGVLGRCRFPGMVQDVHRWLNALDVYAITSRDEGLPLSVMEAMSTELPVVSVNVGSIGDVVDDEVGTMLEGRSPSMLAGALEALLRNEMDRKKRAVAARARIMRGHSVEAMVEAYLDAFHEE; encoded by the coding sequence ATGAGAATTCTTCAGGTATTGGATTCGCTCAACGTCGGCGGCTCCGAATCTCTTGCGGCAACCCTTGCAGAACGCTTTTCCGCGCGCGGCTACGCTTCCAGAATCTGCGCTCTCGGCAGCGACGGTGCCTTGCGGCAGCGGCTGGACGGCAAGGGCATTCCCGCCATGCACTTCGACGCTTCCAGCGGGATTCGGCCCGGAGCCATGTTCCGGCTTGGGCGGCTCATGCACTACGGCGCGGACGTCGTGGTCACGCATCATTTTCGTCAGCTCGTCCATGCCGTTCCCGGAGCATTCGCCCTGCGCAAAAAGCTGATTCACGTGGAGCATGACTATCATTCCTATGAAGATCGACCGGACGTGATACGTCGGTTCGAGCAGATAGCACCTGCTGTGCATAGTTTTATCTTTGTCTCGGACGAAATTCGCGACTGGTTCGCACGGCGGATGCCGAAAGCCGCCGATCGCTGCATCAGCGTTCCCAACGGCGTTGATACGATTCGTTTCAGACCGAACCAGCGAAATCGTGAGGATGTTCGGGAATTGCTCGGCATTGCTCCCGAGGCTCGCGTCATCGGCACCTGTGCCAGAATGGAGCCGGTCAAGGATCTGAATCTGCTCATTGAGGGCTTCGCCGAGCTTGTGGGAAATGGCAAGGAAGAGGGGCATCCACTGAACCTCGTTCTTCTTGGCGACGGCTCCCGGCGGGAGGCCTTGCAGTCGCGCGCAGAGGAACTCGGCGTGCTGGGCCGCTGTCGTTTTCCCGGCATGGTGCAGGACGTTCACCGCTGGCTGAACGCACTGGATGTCTACGCCATCACCTCCCGCGACGAAGGGCTTCCGCTTTCGGTCATGGAGGCCATGAGCACGGAACTGCCGGTTGTGTCCGTCAATGTCGGCTCCATCGGCGACGTGGTGGATGACGAAGTCGGAACCATGCTGGAAGGGCGTTCGCCGTCAATGCTTGCCGGTGCGCTTGAGGCGCTTCTGCGGAATGAGATGGACCGGAAGAAAAGGGCCGTGGCCGCACGGGCGCGCATCATGCGCGGTCATTCCGTGGAGGCCATGGTCGAAGCCTACCTCGACGCCTTCCATGAGGAATGA
- a CDS encoding glycosyltransferase family 2 protein — MEVLAIFFLAMLAYAVVGYPLLQLALGKLRPAGVETDDEPRPLSVIICVRDEERQISKRLDNLVSMDYPRELVQTIVVSDGSVDATDEIVRSRAGDGVELVRLPVPSGKAVALNAGVAVAKHDLLLFGDARQSFAPDVARRLVSHFADSRVGGVSGRLVIAPDEGDGAAAGVGAYWDYEVRLRTAEAATDSAMGATGAIYALRRECFRTVPEGTILDDLLVPMRAVMDGYRVLYDPDAVAVDRKPVHDRGELARKVRTLYGNLQLMRLAPELFSPLRNRLWFRFVSHKMLRLFLPLFFAGSLIFCLLAGGVFTLFGMIQLACWLMACIAYATSSGSLPGRILSALLLLNAAVVLAWHRFLSGRDDVWTAASSNQQAPPGAEKAR; from the coding sequence ATGGAAGTTCTGGCCATATTTTTTCTGGCGATGCTGGCTTATGCCGTTGTCGGCTATCCGCTTCTTCAGCTCGCCCTGGGGAAGCTTCGGCCTGCAGGCGTGGAAACAGATGACGAGCCTCGCCCGCTTTCCGTGATTATCTGCGTCCGCGACGAGGAAAGGCAGATAAGCAAACGACTGGATAACCTTGTATCCATGGATTATCCCCGTGAGCTTGTGCAGACCATCGTGGTTTCCGACGGGTCCGTGGATGCGACCGACGAAATCGTGCGTTCACGTGCCGGTGACGGGGTCGAGCTGGTGCGGCTGCCCGTGCCCTCGGGCAAGGCGGTAGCGCTCAATGCCGGTGTGGCGGTCGCAAAGCACGATCTGCTGCTGTTCGGCGACGCGCGTCAGTCCTTTGCGCCGGACGTGGCGCGACGTCTGGTCTCGCATTTTGCCGACTCTCGTGTCGGTGGGGTCTCGGGAAGGCTGGTCATCGCTCCTGATGAGGGCGACGGGGCTGCCGCCGGTGTGGGAGCCTACTGGGATTACGAGGTTCGTCTGCGCACCGCAGAAGCCGCCACCGACTCGGCCATGGGCGCGACCGGGGCAATCTATGCGCTCCGGCGCGAATGTTTCCGAACCGTGCCGGAGGGAACGATTCTCGACGACCTGCTCGTCCCCATGCGCGCGGTGATGGACGGATACAGAGTCCTCTACGATCCGGACGCCGTTGCCGTGGATCGTAAACCGGTGCACGACAGGGGAGAGCTTGCCCGCAAGGTCCGCACTCTGTATGGCAACCTTCAGCTGATGCGGCTTGCGCCGGAACTGTTTTCGCCACTTCGCAACCGGCTGTGGTTCCGGTTCGTCTCGCACAAGATGCTCAGGCTTTTCCTGCCCCTGTTCTTTGCGGGCAGTCTGATCTTCTGCCTGCTCGCCGGAGGAGTGTTCACCCTCTTTGGCATGATTCAGCTCGCCTGCTGGCTCATGGCCTGTATCGCGTATGCGACTTCCAGCGGCTCGCTTCCGGGAAGGATTCTCTCCGCGCTGCTGTTGCTCAATGCCGCCGTGGTGCTGGCGTGGCACAGATTCCTGAGCGGCAGGGACGATGTCTGGACCGCCGCCTCGTCCAATCAGCAGGCGCCGCCGGGAGCGGAGAAGGCGCGATGA
- a CDS encoding ribonucleoside triphosphate reductase — MPVQILKRDGCLETWSTKRVGDAIFKALKGSGIKDPLLSTRLAKKVEQKLRNVDVPEQEMVQDMVQQVLMEARLYKVAERYIIYREKRREMRAQNESFLNISGVTESYLDNIDWRVNENSNMVHSFQGLILHMAGSVQARYMLDKYPEEVRMAHTHGYFHIHDLSFGLAGYCSGWSLRDLLLEGFNLRDRCSSTPAKHFDAACGQIVNFLGTLQNEWAGAQAFNNVDTYLAPFVRYDELDFATVKQQIQKLLHNLNATSRWGGQSPFTNFTFDFVPPSHIANEPVIIGGEFQDSTYGEYAEEMAMINRAFLEVMLEGDADGRIFSFPIPTYNVTEDFPWESEEGKLLLKMTAKYGAPYFQNFINSDLNPEDVRSMCCRLQMDLREIRKKTGGLFGAGDLTGSIGVVTLNLPKLAYLAQNEDDFIDLITEYAEMARDSLEYKRKVVEHNLEAGMFPFSRRYLKNGFNGHFSTIGLIGGHEACMNLLKKGVDSDAGCKLMERVLNHLRQLVLDFQEQTGHLYNLEATPGEGTCYRLAKIDKELYSDIYASGDGVPYYTNSTLLPVGVTPDVFFALEHQDKLQTLYNGGTVFHTFLGEAAPDEESVRQFLIKAMSKTKIPYISVTPTFSVCRDHGYIYGEHFSCPTCGDETEVYTRVVGYYRPVSRWNKGKREEYKERTEYTMNSFCDAC; from the coding sequence ATGCCGGTTCAGATTCTCAAACGCGACGGATGCCTCGAAACCTGGTCGACCAAACGGGTCGGCGATGCCATCTTCAAAGCCCTCAAGGGCAGCGGCATCAAGGACCCCCTGCTTTCCACCCGGCTGGCCAAAAAGGTCGAGCAGAAGCTCAGGAACGTGGATGTTCCCGAACAGGAAATGGTTCAGGACATGGTCCAGCAGGTTCTCATGGAGGCCCGCCTGTACAAGGTGGCGGAGCGCTACATCATCTACCGTGAGAAACGCCGCGAGATGCGCGCCCAGAACGAATCCTTCCTGAACATATCCGGAGTCACCGAAAGCTATCTCGATAATATCGACTGGCGGGTGAACGAAAACTCCAACATGGTCCACTCCTTTCAGGGCCTGATCCTGCATATGGCCGGATCGGTCCAGGCAAGGTACATGCTGGACAAATATCCCGAAGAAGTCCGCATGGCGCACACCCACGGATACTTCCACATACATGACCTGTCCTTCGGACTGGCGGGCTACTGCTCGGGCTGGAGCCTGCGCGACCTGCTGCTGGAGGGCTTCAACCTGCGCGACCGCTGCTCGTCCACTCCGGCCAAGCACTTCGACGCCGCCTGCGGGCAGATCGTCAACTTCCTCGGCACGCTCCAGAACGAGTGGGCCGGAGCACAGGCCTTCAACAACGTGGACACCTACCTCGCGCCCTTCGTGCGGTATGACGAGCTGGACTTCGCCACGGTGAAGCAGCAGATCCAGAAGCTGCTGCACAACCTGAACGCCACCTCGCGCTGGGGCGGGCAGAGCCCGTTCACCAACTTCACCTTCGACTTCGTGCCGCCGTCCCACATCGCCAACGAACCGGTCATCATCGGCGGCGAATTCCAGGACTCCACCTACGGCGAATACGCCGAGGAAATGGCCATGATCAACCGGGCCTTCCTCGAAGTCATGCTCGAAGGCGACGCCGACGGTCGCATCTTCTCCTTCCCCATCCCCACGTACAACGTGACTGAAGACTTCCCCTGGGAGTCCGAGGAAGGCAAGCTGTTGCTGAAGATGACCGCCAAATACGGCGCACCCTACTTCCAGAACTTCATCAACTCGGACCTCAACCCCGAGGACGTGCGCTCCATGTGCTGCAGACTGCAGATGGACCTGCGCGAGATCCGCAAGAAGACCGGCGGTCTGTTCGGCGCAGGCGACCTTACCGGCTCCATCGGCGTGGTGACTCTGAACCTGCCGAAGCTGGCCTACCTCGCCCAGAACGAGGACGATTTCATCGACCTCATCACCGAATACGCGGAGATGGCCCGCGACTCGCTGGAGTACAAGCGCAAAGTCGTGGAACACAACCTCGAAGCGGGCATGTTCCCGTTCTCGCGCCGCTACCTGAAGAACGGCTTCAACGGCCACTTCTCCACCATCGGACTCATCGGCGGTCACGAAGCGTGCATGAACCTGCTCAAGAAGGGCGTTGACTCCGATGCGGGCTGCAAACTCATGGAACGGGTGCTCAATCACCTGCGCCAGCTGGTTCTGGACTTCCAGGAGCAGACCGGCCACCTGTACAACCTTGAAGCGACCCCGGGCGAAGGCACCTGCTACCGCCTCGCCAAAATCGACAAGGAACTGTACTCCGACATCTACGCTTCGGGCGACGGCGTTCCCTACTACACCAACTCCACCCTGCTCCCGGTGGGCGTCACCCCGGACGTGTTCTTTGCCCTTGAGCATCAGGACAAGCTCCAGACGCTCTACAACGGCGGCACGGTATTCCATACCTTCCTCGGCGAGGCCGCTCCGGACGAGGAGAGCGTGCGCCAGTTCCTGATCAAGGCCATGAGCAAGACCAAGATTCCCTACATCTCGGTCACGCCGACCTTCTCGGTCTGCCGCGATCACGGTTACATCTACGGCGAGCACTTCTCCTGCCCCACCTGCGGCGACGAGACCGAGGTCTACACCCGCGTGGTGGGCTACTACCGCCCGGTGAGCCGCTGGAACAAGGGCAAGCGCGAGGAGTACAAGGAACGCACCGAATACACCATGAACAGCTTCTGCGACGCCTGCTAG
- a CDS encoding L-serine ammonia-lyase, iron-sulfur-dependent, subunit alpha yields the protein MSDTARPASIFNDVLGPVMTGPSSSHTAGPTRIGKAVRKLVGEDILRATIAFKEDGAYPATYKGQRTDMGFVGGLLGFGPEHEQLIDALNIAPERGRNYRFTSEPLDHPHPNAARITATGVSGRTQTFLTVSTGGGMFEICEIDGHPVSIRGDFYEMTAQCPDPSRQEELQAEAAAIGARLTATDGPDGLFIHLSSEAPFSPSLLKLAGAMDTEGECRVSLMDRILPVGGRFQYDMPFMDAAGAQKVARSEGLDAAELAIRYETAASGASRDEIMERMKEIIRFMRASAETGLRGGLPKTGYMDPVAADMAVNAQQTRLADLGVMNRGMLIATAVMECNSAGGIVVAAPTAGSCGTLPAAVLSVAESMGLSADKQAEAMLAAGLVGVFIAHQATFAAETCACQAEIGSSTAMAAAAVSQLLGGSTEQSFAAAGLALQNVMGLICDPIGGLVELPCVNRNSMAASNAVVSANMVLCGFDPVIPLDEVIIAMRETGKLLPSELRCTTRGGLCITPTSLAIQDKLNRPA from the coding sequence ATGTCCGACACCGCACGCCCTGCCAGCATCTTCAACGACGTTCTCGGCCCCGTCATGACCGGCCCTTCCAGCTCCCACACCGCAGGCCCCACCCGCATCGGCAAGGCCGTGCGCAAACTCGTGGGGGAAGACATCCTGCGCGCCACCATCGCTTTCAAGGAAGACGGGGCCTACCCCGCCACCTACAAGGGTCAGCGCACCGACATGGGATTCGTCGGCGGCCTGCTGGGGTTCGGTCCCGAACATGAACAACTCATCGACGCCCTGAACATCGCACCGGAACGCGGGCGAAACTACCGCTTCACCTCAGAGCCGCTGGATCATCCGCATCCCAACGCCGCGCGCATCACCGCCACCGGCGTCAGCGGCCGCACACAGACCTTTCTGACCGTCTCAACAGGCGGCGGCATGTTCGAGATATGCGAGATCGACGGCCACCCCGTCTCCATCCGCGGCGACTTTTATGAAATGACCGCGCAGTGTCCGGACCCGTCGCGGCAGGAAGAGCTTCAGGCAGAGGCGGCAGCCATCGGTGCTCGCCTTACCGCCACAGACGGCCCCGACGGCCTTTTCATACACCTCTCGTCCGAAGCACCGTTTTCCCCCTCCCTGCTCAAGCTCGCTGGAGCCATGGACACCGAAGGGGAGTGCCGCGTTTCCCTCATGGATCGCATCCTGCCGGTCGGCGGTCGCTTTCAATACGACATGCCCTTCATGGACGCCGCCGGAGCGCAGAAAGTCGCCCGTTCGGAAGGGCTGGACGCGGCGGAGCTGGCGATCCGTTACGAAACGGCGGCCAGCGGTGCAAGTCGAGACGAAATCATGGAACGCATGAAGGAAATCATCCGATTCATGCGCGCTTCCGCGGAAACAGGACTGCGCGGCGGCCTGCCCAAAACCGGCTACATGGATCCGGTTGCGGCAGACATGGCCGTGAACGCACAGCAAACGAGGCTTGCCGATCTGGGTGTCATGAACCGTGGTATGCTCATCGCCACCGCGGTCATGGAATGCAACAGCGCGGGCGGCATCGTGGTGGCCGCCCCCACCGCAGGCTCCTGCGGAACGCTGCCAGCAGCGGTGCTCTCCGTAGCCGAATCCATGGGGCTGTCCGCGGATAAGCAGGCAGAAGCCATGCTCGCAGCCGGACTGGTCGGAGTATTCATCGCGCATCAGGCCACCTTTGCGGCCGAGACCTGCGCCTGTCAGGCCGAGATCGGCTCATCGACCGCCATGGCAGCCGCTGCGGTTTCCCAGTTGCTTGGCGGCAGCACTGAGCAGTCCTTCGCCGCAGCCGGTCTGGCCCTGCAGAACGTCATGGGGCTGATTTGCGATCCCATCGGCGGGCTGGTGGAACTGCCCTGCGTCAACCGCAACTCCATGGCCGCCTCCAACGCGGTGGTCTCCGCCAACATGGTCCTTTGCGGATTCGACCCGGTCATCCCGCTGGATGAGGTCATCATCGCCATGCGAGAGACCGGAAAACTGCTTCCCTCCGAACTGCGCTGCACCACACGCGGCGGTCTGTGCATCACGCCCACAAGCCTCGCCATTCAGGACAAACTGAATCGGCCGGCTTGA